Proteins found in one Lutimonas zeaxanthinifaciens genomic segment:
- a CDS encoding IMPACT family protein has product MEEGIDDVYSTIGSPSVHGLYKEKGSKFLGLSFPVSNRDQIDSCLSNVKKEHAKARHWCYAWRLGVETPEFRYNDDGEPGNSAGKPIYGQIQSFGLTNVLIIVVRYFGGTKLGVGGLISAYRAAAKDSLEQAVIVQKIVSGSFSVRFQYADMDKVMRIIKEEDISIEGQKMDLDCEYTLSVRKGKLEQVENRFLNLRCVSLKRIT; this is encoded by the coding sequence ATGGAGGAGGGTATAGATGATGTTTACAGTACGATTGGTTCTCCAAGTGTTCATGGCTTATATAAAGAAAAGGGGAGTAAGTTTCTGGGATTGTCATTCCCTGTTTCCAATCGTGATCAGATAGACAGTTGCCTTTCAAATGTTAAAAAGGAACATGCTAAAGCAAGGCATTGGTGTTATGCATGGAGATTGGGGGTTGAAACTCCTGAATTCAGGTACAATGATGATGGAGAACCTGGCAATAGTGCCGGAAAACCAATTTACGGACAGATTCAGTCTTTTGGCCTGACAAATGTTTTGATCATCGTTGTGCGTTATTTTGGTGGGACAAAATTGGGGGTGGGAGGTTTGATCTCAGCGTATCGGGCTGCAGCAAAGGACAGTTTGGAGCAGGCGGTCATTGTTCAGAAAATTGTTTCCGGATCATTTTCAGTTAGGTTTCAGTACGCAGATATGGATAAGGTCATGCGAATTATCAAGGAGGAGGATATTTCGATTGAAGGACAAAAAATGGATTTGGATTGTGAATATACTTTATCGGTAAGAAAAGGTAAGTTGGAGCAGGTTGAAAATCGATTTTTGAATCTTCGTTGTGTCAGTCTTAAAAGAATTACTTAA
- a CDS encoding SAM-dependent methyltransferase: protein MSSGFGKLYLIPTTLGDNEPLEVLPISVKKRVENIDFFIVENEKSARRFIKKITPRKSQPALRLFLLDKYTSEFESKSFLDPCFQGINVGLLSEAGVPAIADPGANIVMLAHQKKIEVVPMVGPSSIILAMMGSGLNGQNFAFNGYLPIEKVERKKRIKELERLSKQNDQTQIFIETPYRNQKLFNEFKAALTPSTLLCVAADLTLGTEYIKTLTIKEWKSENIDLHKRPCIFIYHKY, encoded by the coding sequence ATGAGTTCCGGATTTGGTAAACTGTACTTGATCCCAACAACCTTGGGTGACAATGAGCCTCTCGAGGTGCTTCCGATCTCGGTAAAAAAGCGAGTCGAAAACATTGATTTTTTCATTGTAGAGAACGAGAAAAGCGCAAGAAGGTTTATTAAAAAAATCACACCCAGAAAATCTCAGCCGGCACTTCGATTGTTTTTGCTCGATAAATACACCAGTGAATTTGAGTCTAAGTCTTTTTTGGACCCCTGTTTTCAAGGAATAAATGTTGGTCTGTTATCAGAAGCGGGAGTGCCTGCTATTGCTGATCCCGGGGCAAATATTGTGATGCTGGCGCATCAAAAAAAAATTGAGGTTGTACCTATGGTTGGGCCATCGTCCATCATTCTGGCCATGATGGGTTCCGGACTTAATGGTCAGAATTTTGCATTTAACGGTTATCTGCCCATTGAAAAAGTAGAACGTAAAAAAAGAATCAAGGAACTTGAGCGCCTTTCAAAACAAAATGATCAGACACAGATCTTTATCGAGACTCCTTATCGTAATCAAAAACTTTTCAATGAGTTTAAGGCTGCGCTGACACCGTCAACACTTTTGTGCGTGGCAGCCGATCTTACACTGGGTACGGAATATATCAAGACTTTGACCATCAAGGAGTGGAAAAGTGAAAACATTGATCTGCATAAGCGACCCTGTATTTTCATTTATCATAAATATTAG
- the dapF gene encoding diaminopimelate epimerase — translation MNLDFFKYQGAGNDFVIVDNREGIFPVDDFELIKRICDRKFGVGADGFMTLEQSTEVDFEMKYYNADGRPGSMCGNGGRCLVAFAKKRGVFKEKTTFIAIGELYEASIKNDLVSLKMMNVPSVENKANYVFIDTGSPHHIEFTENVNDVDVLELGRKIRYGAPYYETGTNVNFVEQTGVDTFKVRTYERGVENETLSCGTGVTAVALAAYHLNKTRSEEVKIETRGGSLKISFEPEGTGFKNIVLTGPATLVFEGQIEI, via the coding sequence ATGAATTTAGACTTTTTCAAATACCAGGGAGCCGGTAACGATTTCGTTATAGTAGATAACAGAGAAGGTATTTTCCCCGTGGATGATTTTGAGCTTATCAAGCGAATATGCGATAGAAAATTTGGAGTCGGAGCTGATGGATTTATGACACTTGAGCAATCTACAGAAGTTGATTTCGAGATGAAGTATTACAATGCGGACGGAAGACCCGGCTCAATGTGCGGTAACGGAGGCAGATGCCTGGTCGCTTTTGCCAAAAAAAGAGGTGTTTTTAAGGAAAAGACTACTTTCATAGCCATTGGGGAACTCTATGAAGCCAGCATTAAAAACGATCTTGTCAGTTTAAAAATGATGAATGTACCTTCAGTTGAAAATAAAGCGAATTACGTTTTTATTGACACAGGTTCACCTCATCATATTGAGTTCACTGAAAATGTAAATGACGTTGATGTCTTGGAACTAGGAAGAAAAATAAGATATGGAGCACCCTATTACGAAACAGGCACAAATGTTAATTTCGTAGAACAGACCGGTGTCGATACTTTCAAAGTAAGAACCTATGAACGAGGTGTTGAAAATGAAACATTGAGCTGCGGAACCGGTGTTACGGCAGTCGCCCTTGCCGCTTATCATTTGAATAAGACTCGATCGGAAGAAGTTAAGATTGAAACCAGAGGCGGATCATTGAAAATCTCTTTTGAACCTGAAGGAACGGGTTTCAAAAATATAGTCTTAACAGGACCTGCGACCCTGGTATTTGAGGGCCAAATAGAAATTTAA
- a CDS encoding S1C family serine protease, whose amino-acid sequence MKSFFKILVVSALGGVLTLGGYILFFENQEVREGSMESSMPVSIPAVYESVKAEAAERTDFTTIAEKSIHAVVHVKNLSTASSRTNPLLEFFYGQSGSSERQVIGSGSGVIISSDGYIITNYHVIQGAKKLEVTLNNKESYRAEVVGIDESTDIALLKIDKGDLPYLAFGDSDNLNVGEWVLAVGNPFNLTSTVTAGIVSAKARDINIMNNNKRIESFIQTDAAVNPGNSGGALVNTRGNLIGINTAISSQTGSYIGYSFAVPSNIARRVIEDILEFGNVQRAYLGINYEELNSEKAEEFGVASTEGVIVTRVLQGSASDEAGIQVGDIIVQMDNIKISNFSDLQGFLGSKRPGDEVRVTVLRNESSKTLPLKLKNQFNKYKFDNSDFSKYFIGELKPISKGTASRFEIDHGVEIIDLRNKDIEEMYGVGNGDIILAIEDQKVSSADEVDLLLKKYQSKDYFELQILTKSGKMGYIRVRSN is encoded by the coding sequence ATGAAAAGCTTTTTTAAGATTTTGGTCGTTTCGGCTCTTGGAGGAGTACTTACTTTAGGTGGATATATTTTGTTTTTTGAAAATCAAGAAGTTAGAGAAGGTTCTATGGAGTCTTCAATGCCAGTTAGTATTCCTGCCGTATATGAGTCTGTCAAAGCTGAAGCGGCAGAGAGAACAGATTTCACAACGATTGCTGAAAAGTCGATACATGCAGTTGTCCATGTAAAGAATCTGAGTACGGCATCTTCAAGGACTAATCCCTTGCTCGAATTCTTTTACGGACAGTCAGGAAGCTCGGAGCGTCAGGTAATTGGCTCGGGTTCAGGTGTGATCATTTCATCTGATGGTTATATCATAACCAATTATCATGTGATCCAGGGGGCAAAAAAATTAGAAGTAACCCTTAATAATAAGGAGTCATACCGGGCTGAAGTCGTTGGGATCGACGAGAGCACTGATATTGCTTTATTAAAGATTGATAAAGGAGATTTGCCTTACCTGGCTTTCGGAGACTCAGATAATTTGAATGTTGGAGAATGGGTCTTGGCCGTTGGAAATCCATTTAACCTGACCTCAACGGTGACCGCTGGTATAGTAAGTGCCAAGGCACGGGATATCAATATCATGAACAATAATAAACGTATTGAGTCTTTTATCCAGACCGATGCCGCAGTCAACCCGGGAAATAGCGGTGGAGCCCTGGTTAATACAAGAGGGAATTTGATCGGGATAAATACGGCAATATCATCTCAGACGGGTTCTTATATTGGGTATTCTTTCGCAGTTCCATCCAATATTGCCAGAAGAGTTATTGAAGATATACTTGAATTTGGAAATGTTCAGCGAGCTTATCTTGGAATAAACTATGAAGAATTGAATAGTGAAAAAGCGGAGGAGTTTGGAGTTGCCAGTACAGAAGGTGTCATAGTGACAAGAGTGTTACAGGGAAGTGCATCTGATGAAGCCGGTATTCAGGTGGGTGATATTATTGTCCAGATGGATAATATTAAGATTTCAAATTTTTCTGATCTGCAAGGTTTTTTAGGTTCTAAAAGGCCCGGGGATGAGGTTCGGGTGACCGTCCTGAGAAATGAAAGCAGCAAAACCCTTCCCTTAAAGTTAAAGAATCAGTTCAATAAATATAAATTCGATAATTCAGATTTTTCAAAGTATTTCATCGGAGAGCTTAAGCCAATCTCAAAAGGGACGGCAAGCAGGTTTGAGATTGATCATGGAGTAGAGATCATAGACCTTAGAAATAAAGATATCGAAGAAATGTATGGTGTGGGAAATGGTGATATCATTTTGGCAATCGAAGATCAGAAAGTATCAAGCGCCGACGAGGTTGATTTATTGCTTAAGAAATACCAAAGCAAGGATTATTTTGAACTTCAGATTCTTACAAAAAGCGGAAAAATGGGTTATATCAGGGTAAGATCGAACTAA
- a CDS encoding DUF2279 domain-containing protein — protein sequence MAQQKTPFFQRSDTLNKKRRNAVYITEASLATVTLLALNQAWYADYEKSGFHSFNDNSEWMQMDKFGHVFSSYYIGKMGMDALAWAGESKKNQLLYGATLGFVFLTAVEVLDGFSEEWGFSTGDIAANALGTGLLIGQELLWEEQRIQMKFSFHTTHYALNDPDQLGSTTLEQLLKDYNGQTYWLSFNLRSFFKESKIPPWLNFSLGYGANGLPEGSFDNSVEPPAPIESYRQFFTSIDVDLTKIKTNSDFLKTVFNVFNFVKIPAPTVEYRSNGDFKFHFLYF from the coding sequence ATGGCACAGCAAAAAACTCCCTTCTTCCAACGATCTGACACCTTAAACAAGAAAAGAAGAAATGCCGTGTACATCACAGAGGCCTCTTTAGCCACGGTTACACTTTTGGCCCTCAACCAAGCGTGGTACGCAGATTATGAAAAATCAGGATTTCATTCTTTTAATGACAATTCTGAATGGATGCAAATGGATAAGTTTGGGCATGTCTTTAGTTCCTACTACATAGGGAAAATGGGCATGGATGCATTGGCCTGGGCCGGTGAATCAAAAAAAAATCAACTTCTATATGGTGCTACTCTGGGATTTGTATTTCTTACTGCAGTTGAGGTTTTGGACGGGTTTTCTGAGGAATGGGGTTTTTCAACGGGAGATATTGCCGCCAACGCATTGGGAACAGGATTATTAATTGGCCAGGAACTGCTCTGGGAGGAACAAAGAATACAAATGAAGTTTTCCTTTCACACCACCCATTACGCCCTCAATGATCCTGACCAATTGGGTAGTACAACTTTAGAACAACTTCTTAAAGATTATAACGGGCAAACTTATTGGCTTTCCTTTAATCTGAGGTCCTTTTTTAAAGAGAGTAAAATTCCTCCTTGGTTGAATTTTTCTTTAGGCTATGGAGCCAACGGGCTTCCGGAAGGAAGTTTTGACAACTCGGTGGAACCTCCTGCCCCTATTGAATCTTACAGACAATTTTTTACAAGTATTGATGTGGACCTGACAAAGATCAAAACGAATTCAGATTTTCTAAAAACTGTCTTTAACGTTTTTAACTTTGTCAAAATTCCTGCACCAACTGTTGAATACAGAAGCAATGGTGATTTTAAATTCCACTTTTTATATTTCTAG
- a CDS encoding peptidoglycan-binding protein LysM, whose product MEKRMMFIAYIAIILVVFTQNNTLFYKADKKVRYNLPKANTIVTVSKSVEPFKVYFTPTVDNLYIGFKEAIAFKESRGNYKKVNSLGYLGKYQFGESTLNRIRIYDTENFLNDPELQEEAFYTLCSLNKWILKRDIKRSVGKKINGVVITESGILAAAHLAGAGNVKKYLRSNGEINSYDAYGTNVHQYMKKFAGYDTSFIKPVKNARI is encoded by the coding sequence ATGGAAAAGAGAATGATGTTTATCGCTTATATCGCGATAATTTTAGTTGTTTTTACACAGAATAATACCCTTTTTTACAAAGCAGATAAAAAAGTGCGTTACAACCTCCCAAAGGCAAATACAATTGTAACGGTAAGTAAGAGTGTGGAACCCTTCAAGGTATATTTTACCCCTACAGTTGACAACCTATACATCGGATTTAAAGAAGCTATTGCATTTAAAGAATCAAGAGGAAATTACAAAAAAGTGAATAGTCTCGGTTATCTTGGGAAATATCAGTTTGGTGAATCCACTTTAAACCGGATCCGAATCTATGACACTGAGAATTTCCTAAATGACCCGGAATTACAGGAGGAGGCTTTTTACACCTTGTGCTCGTTAAACAAATGGATTTTAAAAAGAGACATTAAAAGAAGCGTGGGTAAAAAAATTAACGGGGTGGTTATTACAGAATCAGGAATTCTGGCTGCAGCACATCTTGCCGGTGCCGGAAATGTAAAAAAATACCTAAGAAGTAATGGGGAAATCAACTCATATGATGCTTACGGAACAAACGTGCATCAATACATGAAGAAATTTGCCGGATATGACACTTCTTTTATAAAGCCGGTGAAAAACGCAAGAATCTAA
- a CDS encoding GNAT family N-acetyltransferase — MSLLENEILKLRALERDDLDLLFSVENNSAYWEVSDTLAPFSRDVLLRYIENAHLDLFEAKQLRLVITRTSDKCVLGLIDLYDFNPHHKRAGIGILILNQFKRNGYASKALDLFLNYVFGHLDLHQIYANIPVKNHASLSLFQTKNFEEVGIQKEWIRKKGAFEHVALYQKINPNH, encoded by the coding sequence ATGAGTTTACTCGAAAATGAAATTTTAAAATTAAGGGCGCTGGAAAGAGACGATCTCGATCTGCTTTTTTCAGTAGAAAACAACAGTGCATATTGGGAGGTCAGCGATACGCTTGCACCTTTTTCCAGAGATGTTCTGTTAAGGTATATTGAAAATGCACACCTTGACCTTTTTGAAGCCAAGCAATTACGCTTGGTGATTACGCGAACTTCTGACAAATGCGTCCTGGGACTGATTGACCTTTATGATTTCAATCCGCACCACAAGAGAGCCGGTATCGGTATTTTAATTTTGAATCAATTTAAACGAAATGGATATGCATCGAAAGCACTGGACCTGTTTCTGAACTATGTCTTTGGACATTTGGACCTCCATCAGATCTATGCCAATATTCCGGTGAAAAACCATGCTAGTTTATCCCTTTTTCAAACAAAAAACTTCGAGGAAGTGGGAATCCAGAAAGAATGGATCAGGAAAAAAGGAGCATTTGAACATGTGGCACTTTATCAAAAAATAAACCCAAATCACTAA
- the ribD gene encoding bifunctional diaminohydroxyphosphoribosylaminopyrimidine deaminase/5-amino-6-(5-phosphoribosylamino)uracil reductase RibD, with protein sequence MEDHEKFMKRCLELARHGLGLVYPNPMVGAVVVYEDRIIGEGWHQKAGSPHAEVNAINAVSDRSLLPKSTIYVNLEPCSHHGRTPPCADLIVKSGIPRVVVGSLDPNPLVSGRGLNKLRANSVEVISEVLKQESEELNKRFYTFHQKKRPYIILKWAQSKDGFIFPHAENIEKGSPVWITNEFSRQKVHQWRTEEASILVGRKTVEQDNPQLSSRDFKGNQLYRIIIDAELRLKGNLNIFDGSCPTLVFNSRRNEIDNNIEFCKLDFKEGVIEQILKVLYDKDIQSLIVEGGSVTINSFLDGELWDEARVFEGSAIFHKGIKAPELKGIHKVESQIGRDKLYRFKK encoded by the coding sequence ATGGAGGATCATGAAAAATTTATGAAACGTTGCCTTGAACTGGCAAGACACGGATTGGGTCTGGTATATCCGAACCCTATGGTTGGAGCAGTTGTGGTGTACGAAGATAGGATAATAGGTGAGGGTTGGCATCAAAAAGCAGGGAGCCCTCATGCTGAGGTCAATGCTATTAATGCTGTGTCAGATAGGAGTCTCCTGCCTAAGTCTACCATTTATGTTAATCTGGAGCCATGTTCACATCATGGCAGAACTCCACCCTGCGCAGACCTCATAGTAAAAAGCGGCATTCCCAGGGTTGTTGTTGGGTCGCTTGATCCGAATCCCTTAGTAAGCGGGCGAGGATTGAACAAACTCAGAGCTAACAGTGTAGAGGTCATTTCTGAGGTTTTGAAACAGGAGAGTGAAGAATTGAATAAGAGGTTCTATACATTTCACCAGAAAAAACGGCCTTATATTATTTTAAAATGGGCGCAAAGTAAAGATGGCTTTATTTTTCCGCATGCTGAAAATATAGAAAAAGGCAGCCCTGTTTGGATTACAAATGAATTTTCCAGACAAAAGGTTCATCAGTGGAGGACGGAAGAAGCCTCCATTCTTGTGGGAAGAAAAACAGTTGAACAGGATAATCCCCAATTAAGCAGTAGAGATTTTAAAGGGAATCAACTTTATAGAATTATTATTGATGCTGAATTACGCTTAAAAGGCAATTTGAATATTTTTGATGGTTCCTGCCCCACCCTGGTCTTTAATTCGAGACGAAATGAAATTGATAACAATATTGAGTTCTGCAAACTTGATTTTAAAGAAGGTGTTATTGAGCAAATTCTAAAGGTGCTTTATGATAAAGATATTCAGTCTCTAATAGTTGAGGGAGGGTCAGTCACCATAAACTCATTTCTTGATGGCGAATTGTGGGATGAAGCAAGAGTATTTGAGGGTTCTGCAATTTTTCATAAAGGAATAAAGGCCCCTGAGTTGAAAGGAATACATAAAGTTGAATCACAAATCGGAAGAGATAAATTATATAGGTTTAAAAAATAA
- a CDS encoding low molecular weight protein-tyrosine-phosphatase, translating to MVRVLMVCLGNICRSPLAEGILKSKVNTETIFVDSAGTGGWHVGELPDIRSMEVARKNQIDISDQRCRKFSVQDFTDFDLIYVMDSANLRDVLNLAGSQYEIDKVKLILNEMEPGMDKEVPDPYYGGNNGFDLVFEMLDAACEVIAKKIEK from the coding sequence ATGGTTAGGGTATTAATGGTATGTCTGGGAAATATCTGCAGGTCGCCATTAGCGGAAGGCATCCTAAAGTCTAAAGTTAATACAGAAACTATTTTTGTTGATTCGGCAGGTACTGGTGGCTGGCATGTTGGAGAATTACCGGATATCAGGTCAATGGAGGTTGCAAGAAAGAACCAGATCGATATAAGTGATCAGCGTTGCAGGAAATTTTCAGTTCAGGATTTTACAGATTTCGATCTGATCTATGTCATGGACAGTGCTAACTTAAGGGATGTCCTGAATTTAGCAGGATCTCAATATGAAATTGATAAAGTAAAACTTATTCTCAATGAAATGGAGCCAGGAATGGACAAAGAAGTTCCGGACCCCTATTACGGTGGGAATAATGGTTTTGATCTGGTGTTTGAAATGTTGGACGCAGCCTGTGAAGTAATTGCAAAAAAAATTGAAAAATGA
- the dnaA gene encoding chromosomal replication initiator protein DnaA → MTRTASSVWNNCLLFIKDNIKPQAYKTWFEPIKPIKLSGDVLTIQVPSKFFFEWLEEHYIKLLRVALIRELGDHAKLVYDVRMENTYSNKKPHTVKFPSSNKKPFNSQGVTIPLEIDKRELKNPFVIPGIQKVKIESQLNPNYNFENFIEGDSNRLARSASMAVSNKPGGTSFNPLLIYGGVGLGKTHLAQAIGVRIKERYPEKTVLYISAEKFTQQFIDSVKANTRNDFIHFYQMIDVLIVDDVQFLSGKSGTQDVFFHIFNHLHQNGKQVILTSDKAPVDMQDIEQRLLSRFKWGLSAELVAPDYETRISILKSKMFRDGVEIPEEIVEYIAKNIKTNVRELEGVLISLIAQASFNRKEFTLSLTKQIVDKFVKNTKKEVSIDYIQKVVSKYFEMDVTTLQSKTRKRHIVQARQLAMYFAKRMTKASLASIGSQIGSRDHATVLHACKTVDNLTETDKQFRKYVDELTKKLTF, encoded by the coding sequence ATGACGAGAACAGCCTCCTCTGTATGGAATAATTGTCTGCTTTTTATAAAGGATAATATCAAACCTCAAGCCTATAAAACATGGTTTGAACCGATAAAACCCATAAAGTTGTCAGGAGATGTGTTGACCATTCAGGTGCCGAGTAAATTCTTTTTCGAATGGCTGGAAGAACATTATATTAAATTATTGAGAGTGGCTTTGATCAGGGAGCTTGGAGATCATGCAAAACTGGTCTATGATGTAAGAATGGAAAATACCTATAGTAATAAGAAACCTCACACGGTAAAATTTCCAAGTTCTAATAAAAAACCGTTTAACTCTCAGGGAGTTACAATTCCACTTGAAATTGACAAGAGAGAATTGAAGAATCCTTTTGTAATTCCTGGAATTCAAAAGGTGAAAATAGAATCACAATTAAATCCCAATTATAATTTTGAAAATTTTATTGAAGGAGATTCAAATCGTCTTGCAAGATCAGCCAGTATGGCTGTATCCAATAAGCCGGGTGGTACCTCTTTCAATCCTTTACTGATCTACGGAGGTGTAGGATTGGGTAAAACACATCTAGCCCAGGCAATTGGAGTCAGGATCAAAGAGAGATATCCGGAGAAAACGGTTCTTTATATTTCCGCTGAAAAATTTACCCAGCAATTTATTGACTCAGTTAAGGCAAATACCAGAAATGATTTTATTCATTTTTATCAAATGATCGATGTATTGATCGTGGATGATGTACAGTTCCTCTCCGGAAAGTCAGGTACACAGGACGTGTTCTTCCATATTTTTAATCATTTGCATCAAAATGGCAAACAGGTCATTCTAACCTCTGATAAGGCACCTGTTGATATGCAGGATATTGAACAGCGTTTATTATCTCGTTTCAAATGGGGATTGTCAGCCGAGCTCGTTGCACCGGATTATGAAACAAGAATCAGTATTTTGAAGAGTAAAATGTTCCGGGATGGCGTAGAGATTCCTGAGGAAATAGTGGAATATATTGCCAAAAACATCAAAACGAATGTTCGTGAGCTGGAAGGGGTTTTAATTTCTCTGATCGCACAGGCGTCCTTTAACAGAAAGGAATTTACATTATCGCTTACAAAGCAGATCGTCGATAAATTCGTCAAAAACACAAAGAAAGAAGTTTCTATCGATTATATTCAGAAGGTTGTTTCCAAGTATTTTGAAATGGACGTTACAACCTTGCAGTCAAAAACAAGAAAACGTCATATCGTACAAGCGAGACAACTTGCGATGTATTTTGCAAAAAGAATGACCAAGGCTTCATTGGCCAGTATTGGTTCGCAAATAGGCAGTCGTGATCACGCTACCGTTTTGCACGCATGTAAGACCGTTGACAATCTTACGGAAACAGACAAGCAGTTTCGCAAATATGTGGATGAGTTGACAAAGAAACTTACATTTTAG
- a CDS encoding acyl-CoA thioesterase: MIKNQTKLRVRYGETDQMGYVYYGNYAQFFEVGRVEWLRALGVSYKSLEESGIMLPVRELNINYLKPAKYDDLLTITTILSKKPLVKIEFDFEVQNEQNELLTTGYASLVFMDMKKSKPIRAPKELLDQIYSYFK, from the coding sequence ATGATCAAAAACCAAACTAAACTTCGTGTTAGATACGGAGAAACTGATCAGATGGGTTATGTGTATTATGGTAATTACGCTCAGTTTTTTGAGGTAGGAAGAGTAGAATGGCTTAGGGCTCTGGGGGTTAGTTATAAAAGTCTCGAAGAATCAGGAATCATGCTCCCGGTTCGGGAACTAAACATTAACTATTTAAAACCAGCTAAATACGATGACCTCTTGACAATTACCACAATTCTTTCAAAAAAACCTCTTGTGAAAATTGAATTTGATTTTGAAGTTCAGAATGAACAAAATGAGTTGTTAACAACAGGATATGCCAGTCTTGTTTTTATGGACATGAAAAAATCGAAACCCATAAGAGCCCCGAAGGAATTACTGGATCAGATCTATTCTTATTTTAAGTAA
- the mltG gene encoding endolytic transglycosylase MltG, with protein sequence MKKKIAISLGILFLMLCIIGYSFYRKIYAPNVKETVSIYIPTGTTMNELIPIIDPYIRNINGFIWVAEKKNYPNRIRPGKFRISEGMSNEELINHLRGGKAETITLTFNNQDSFEKLAGRVANQIEADSTALFEAFKDVDFITKNGFTPETAIAMYIPNSYDFYWNTSPNEFRDRMLTEYKRFWTDARREKAKAQNLNPLQVSTLASIVQKETAIIEERKTVAGLYLNRLHDFWPLQADPTIIFALKQKYGQEKEYKRVLNKDLDIDSPYNTYANFGLPPGPIGMPDISSIDAVLNPENHKYYYMCASVEKMGYHKFAKTLKEHNTNATAYQRWVSQQGINR encoded by the coding sequence ATGAAGAAGAAAATCGCGATCAGTCTTGGAATACTTTTTCTGATGCTTTGCATTATCGGATATTCATTTTACCGTAAAATTTATGCCCCGAATGTAAAAGAGACGGTTTCAATTTATATTCCTACCGGAACTACGATGAACGAATTGATTCCAATTATCGATCCTTATATAAGGAACATTAACGGATTTATCTGGGTTGCCGAAAAGAAAAATTATCCAAATAGAATAAGACCTGGAAAATTCAGAATTTCTGAAGGAATGAGCAATGAGGAACTGATCAATCATTTAAGAGGCGGAAAAGCAGAAACCATCACCCTAACCTTCAACAATCAGGATAGTTTTGAAAAACTGGCAGGAAGAGTAGCAAATCAAATTGAGGCAGATTCGACAGCTCTCTTTGAGGCTTTCAAAGATGTTGATTTTATAACCAAAAACGGTTTTACACCAGAAACGGCCATAGCCATGTATATTCCTAACTCCTATGATTTTTACTGGAATACGAGCCCGAATGAATTCCGAGACAGAATGTTGACCGAATACAAAAGATTCTGGACCGATGCACGAAGGGAAAAAGCCAAGGCCCAAAACCTGAATCCGCTTCAAGTATCAACCCTGGCATCAATAGTACAAAAAGAAACAGCTATTATTGAAGAGAGAAAGACCGTTGCAGGTTTATATCTCAACCGGCTTCATGATTTCTGGCCACTTCAGGCAGATCCAACAATTATTTTTGCTTTGAAACAAAAGTATGGCCAGGAAAAGGAATACAAACGTGTTTTGAACAAAGATCTTGATATAGATTCTCCTTATAATACCTATGCCAATTTTGGATTACCACCAGGGCCCATTGGAATGCCTGACATTTCCTCAATTGATGCGGTATTAAACCCGGAAAACCACAAGTACTATTATATGTGCGCCAGTGTTGAAAAAATGGGTTATCATAAATTTGCTAAAACGCTGAAAGAACATAATACAAACGCCACCGCCTATCAAAGATGGGTAAGTCAACAGGGAATAAACAGGTGA